A region from the Bradyrhizobium erythrophlei genome encodes:
- a CDS encoding septal ring lytic transglycosylase RlpA family protein, producing MGIRRPDQTFLMARSAAAVAACLVLANCASSGKFASRVDPKYGVSSSPRVVAFGDPVPKGGGTYRVGKPYTVGGRVYVPEEDVNYREEGLASWYGDDFHGRQTANGEVFDMDSLTAAHPTLPMPCYARVTNLSNGKSLIVRVNDRGPYHGNRLIDVSNKAAELLEFKGNGVARVRVEYVARAPLEGSDDRQLMATLRTGIPAPSPSLVRVASARPFVPEVPPHGRPIRGEVPMPDERPYSLGNTPADVASINATSEMSASARPRSAGRVLENPRSVVYENDGSYASPVSPVSAYAPIDPRGPSELLAGRGLY from the coding sequence ATGGGGATTCGACGGCCAGATCAGACGTTCCTGATGGCGCGTAGTGCCGCGGCCGTGGCCGCATGCCTCGTTCTTGCCAACTGCGCTTCTTCGGGAAAGTTCGCCAGCCGAGTCGATCCCAAATACGGCGTTTCCTCGAGTCCGCGGGTGGTGGCGTTCGGCGACCCCGTGCCGAAGGGCGGCGGCACTTACCGTGTCGGAAAGCCCTATACCGTGGGTGGCCGGGTTTATGTGCCGGAAGAGGATGTCAATTATCGCGAGGAGGGGTTAGCCTCCTGGTACGGCGATGATTTCCACGGCCGGCAGACCGCCAATGGCGAAGTTTTCGACATGGATTCGCTGACCGCGGCGCATCCGACCTTGCCGATGCCGTGCTATGCGCGGGTGACCAACCTCTCCAACGGCAAATCGCTGATCGTCCGTGTCAATGACCGCGGACCCTACCACGGCAACCGGCTCATCGACGTCTCGAATAAGGCCGCGGAACTGCTTGAATTCAAAGGCAATGGCGTGGCGCGGGTCCGGGTCGAATACGTCGCTCGGGCGCCCCTGGAAGGCTCCGACGACCGCCAATTGATGGCGACCTTGCGCACGGGGATACCAGCGCCGTCGCCTTCACTGGTCCGGGTGGCGTCCGCCCGTCCGTTCGTTCCCGAAGTCCCGCCTCATGGCCGTCCGATCCGGGGCGAGGTTCCGATGCCGGATGAGCGGCCCTATAGCCTCGGCAATACGCCAGCTGACGTGGCCTCGATCAACGCGACGTCGGAAATGTCCGCCTCCGCCCGCCCACGTTCGGCTGGGCGTGTGCTCGAAAATCCGCGCTCGGTCGTCTACGAAAATGACGGCAGCTACGCATCCCCCGTCAGCCCGGTTTCCGCCTATGCGCCGATCGACCCGCGTGGCCCCAGCGAATTGCTGGCCGGCCGCGGGCTCTACTGA
- the tmk gene encoding dTMP kinase, whose protein sequence is MAETPVKRAPGRGRFITFEGGEGSGKSTQIKTLADRLNAAKVRTVVTREPGGSPGAEIIRHLVLSGMGKLLGAEAETLLFAAARDDHVRSVIQPALSQGIWVLCDRFSDSTRAYQGSLGKVSPAVLNAMERVTIGDLKPDLTIILDVPVEVGMKRAAARRGGGAPDRFEAEDVRFHQELREAYLQIAASEPQRCVLIDATAEPGAIAANIWAALRDRFFAASTDNVASSA, encoded by the coding sequence ATGGCAGAGACACCAGTCAAGCGAGCGCCGGGGCGCGGGCGATTCATCACCTTTGAAGGCGGTGAGGGATCCGGCAAATCCACGCAAATCAAGACGCTGGCGGATCGGCTGAACGCGGCCAAGGTGCGTACCGTCGTTACCCGCGAGCCTGGGGGATCGCCCGGCGCCGAGATCATCCGGCATCTCGTATTGTCGGGGATGGGCAAGCTGCTCGGCGCGGAAGCCGAGACGCTGTTGTTTGCCGCCGCGCGCGACGACCATGTCCGATCGGTCATCCAGCCCGCGCTAAGTCAGGGAATTTGGGTACTGTGCGACCGCTTTTCGGACTCGACGCGCGCCTATCAGGGCAGCCTGGGCAAGGTCTCGCCGGCCGTGCTCAACGCGATGGAGCGCGTCACCATCGGTGATCTCAAGCCCGATCTGACCATTATTCTCGATGTCCCGGTCGAGGTCGGCATGAAACGGGCGGCCGCCCGCCGCGGCGGCGGAGCGCCCGACCGGTTCGAGGCGGAAGACGTCAGGTTTCATCAGGAATTGCGCGAGGCGTACCTGCAGATCGCCGCCAGCGAGCCGCAACGCTGCGTGCTGATCGACGCGACCGCCGAGCCCGGTGCCATCGCCGCCAACATATGGGCTGCCTTGCGCGATCGTTTCTTTGCCGCCAGCACCGACAATGTGGCCAGTTCAGCATGA
- a CDS encoding alpha/beta fold hydrolase: MPPSRMISANGIDIFLLEQGEGPLVLLCHGWPELSYSWRHQIPAIAAAGFHVVAPDMRGFGRTSAPADINAYSIFDTVGDLVALVAALDQKQAVIIGHDWGAPVAWHAALFRPDVFTAVAGLSVPPPFRGRARPLDTLRESGITNFYWQYFQTPGVAEAEFERDIGLTMRTLLGRGFSDPSASLFIQDGKGFLGDARPNRPLPDWLGAGDLAYFTEAYSKSGFRGGLNWYRNIDRNWDLTAPWQGAQIHQPSLFIAGSKDSVITGLIGAKRVTELERVVPNLKKKLIVDGAGHWVQQERAEEVNAALIGFLKKTQ, encoded by the coding sequence ATGCCACCTTCCCGCATGATCTCCGCCAACGGGATCGACATTTTTCTGCTCGAACAGGGCGAAGGTCCGCTGGTTCTGCTTTGCCACGGCTGGCCGGAACTCTCCTACTCCTGGCGGCATCAAATCCCGGCGATTGCCGCGGCCGGTTTCCATGTCGTGGCGCCGGATATGCGAGGTTTCGGCCGAACCAGCGCTCCAGCGGACATCAACGCGTACAGCATCTTCGACACCGTGGGCGACTTGGTCGCGCTGGTTGCCGCGCTGGACCAAAAGCAGGCCGTCATTATCGGCCACGATTGGGGGGCGCCCGTCGCCTGGCACGCGGCGCTGTTCCGGCCCGACGTTTTCACGGCGGTCGCGGGGTTGAGCGTTCCCCCGCCGTTCCGCGGGCGAGCCCGGCCGCTCGACACCTTGCGCGAAAGCGGGATTACCAATTTCTACTGGCAATATTTTCAGACTCCAGGCGTCGCCGAAGCCGAGTTCGAGCGCGATATCGGTTTGACGATGCGGACCCTGCTCGGGCGCGGATTTTCAGACCCCTCGGCCTCGCTGTTCATCCAGGATGGCAAGGGATTTTTGGGCGATGCGCGGCCCAATCGGCCGCTGCCGGACTGGCTCGGAGCAGGCGACCTCGCCTACTTCACCGAGGCCTACAGCAAGTCCGGCTTCCGCGGCGGGCTGAACTGGTACCGCAACATCGATCGCAACTGGGACCTGACCGCGCCGTGGCAGGGCGCGCAGATCCACCAGCCTTCGCTGTTCATCGCGGGATCGAAGGATTCCGTCATCACCGGCCTGATCGGCGCCAAGCGCGTCACCGAGCTGGAGCGGGTGGTGCCGAACCTGAAGAAAAAGCTGATCGTCGACGGCGCCGGCCACTGGGTCCAGCAGGAACGCGCCGAGGAAGTCAACGCGGCCTTGATCGGTTTCCTGAAGAAAACTCAGTAG
- a CDS encoding DNA polymerase III subunit delta', with product MSARQVETQISAVHPRETTALFGHHDAELALLNAYRSGRIPHAWLIGGAAGIGKATLAYRMARFVLAHRNPLGPDVQRAETLWVDPSDPVARQVAAGAHGGLLTLERTLNDKGVMRTVITVDETRETISFFGSTAAVEGWRVCVVDTVDELNPNAANALLKVLEEPPQQSLFLLVSHAPARVLPTILSRCRKLLLRPLGTDDVIRAAAQATGIAADDPALSEAAEAAEGSVARALTLLGGDALKLQQRTAALLSTLPRVDPRELHALGDALGGSDRVALAAFIDSIDRWVNDRLHADEANANANLPRLARLAEVWEKINRAARDTADYNLERKPLVFSVFGLLAEATR from the coding sequence ATGAGCGCGCGTCAGGTCGAAACCCAGATATCGGCGGTCCATCCGCGCGAGACCACCGCGCTGTTCGGGCATCACGATGCCGAACTTGCTTTATTGAATGCCTATCGCAGCGGGCGGATTCCGCATGCCTGGCTGATCGGCGGGGCGGCCGGCATCGGCAAGGCGACGCTGGCCTATCGGATGGCGCGGTTCGTGCTCGCGCATCGTAATCCGCTTGGCCCCGATGTGCAGCGCGCCGAGACGCTATGGGTCGATCCGTCCGATCCGGTCGCGCGCCAGGTCGCGGCAGGTGCCCATGGCGGCCTGCTGACGCTGGAACGGACGCTCAACGACAAGGGCGTGATGCGAACCGTGATCACGGTGGACGAAACGCGCGAGACGATTTCGTTTTTCGGCTCAACCGCAGCGGTCGAGGGCTGGCGGGTCTGCGTCGTCGATACCGTCGACGAGCTCAATCCGAATGCCGCCAACGCGCTGCTCAAGGTGCTTGAGGAGCCGCCGCAGCAATCGCTGTTTCTGCTGGTCAGTCACGCGCCGGCGCGGGTATTGCCGACGATCCTGTCGCGCTGCCGAAAACTGTTGTTGCGTCCGCTCGGGACTGACGACGTCATCCGCGCGGCAGCGCAAGCCACCGGCATCGCGGCCGACGATCCCGCGCTGTCGGAGGCTGCGGAAGCGGCGGAGGGGAGCGTGGCGCGCGCGCTGACCTTGCTCGGTGGCGATGCCTTGAAACTACAGCAGCGGACCGCGGCGCTGCTTTCGACCCTGCCACGCGTCGATCCGCGCGAACTGCATGCGCTCGGCGATGCGCTCGGCGGCAGCGACCGGGTGGCGCTCGCGGCCTTTATCGACAGCATCGATCGCTGGGTCAACGACCGCCTCCATGCCGACGAGGCCAATGCCAACGCGAACCTGCCGCGCCTTGCACGGCTGGCGGAGGTGTGGGAAAAGATCAACCGCGCCGCGCGCGACACCGCGGATTACAATCTCGAGCGAAAACCGCTGGTTTTCTCGGTGTTCGGGCTGCTTGCGGAAGCGACGCGCTAG
- a CDS encoding D-alanyl-D-alanine carboxypeptidase family protein, which produces MAFEISTSRKGQSAPARFWRALIAAVVATAVGCGGMAYAANQSVQGAKKEEGGFDGDAPTAILIEATSGSVLFEKNADELRAPSSMMKLMTVETIFRAIKQGDLKPTDEYHVSENAWRKGGAPSGTSTMFAAIHSKIAIDDLLHGAIIPSGNDACIVLAEGMAGSERAFADMLTKRARELGMAKSTFANSNGLPDPGNKMTVRELSILARYVIQTYPEFYKLFGEKEFTWNKIRQQNRNPLLNSLEGADGLKTGYTKEGGYGMVGSAVQNGMRLIVVVNGLEDPDDRATEAKKMLEWGYRNFESRPLFAAQQPIGYAKVFGGDSRSVKLVSPKTVEVMVQKNGTDKLIARVVYNGPVRAPVEAGQQIGVVRVWRGANIAMETPVYAAESVGVGSTMRRAIDGASELVIGMFRLGVEKL; this is translated from the coding sequence ATGGCATTCGAAATATCAACCTCCCGCAAGGGTCAGTCCGCGCCTGCACGATTCTGGCGCGCCCTGATCGCGGCTGTGGTCGCCACCGCGGTCGGCTGCGGCGGCATGGCCTACGCCGCCAACCAGAGTGTGCAGGGCGCCAAGAAGGAGGAGGGCGGCTTCGATGGCGACGCGCCGACCGCGATCCTGATCGAAGCCACCAGCGGCAGCGTGCTGTTCGAAAAGAACGCCGACGAGTTGCGAGCGCCGTCCAGCATGATGAAGCTGATGACGGTCGAAACGATTTTTCGCGCCATCAAGCAGGGCGACCTCAAACCGACCGACGAATATCACGTCAGCGAAAACGCCTGGCGCAAGGGCGGTGCGCCTTCCGGCACTTCGACCATGTTTGCGGCCATCCACAGCAAGATTGCCATCGACGATCTCCTGCACGGCGCCATCATTCCGAGCGGCAACGACGCCTGCATCGTGCTGGCGGAGGGCATGGCCGGCAGCGAGCGCGCCTTTGCGGATATGCTGACCAAGCGGGCGCGCGAACTCGGCATGGCGAAGTCAACCTTCGCCAACTCCAACGGGCTGCCCGATCCCGGCAACAAGATGACGGTGCGTGAGCTTTCGATCCTGGCCCGCTACGTCATCCAGACCTACCCGGAGTTCTACAAACTGTTCGGCGAGAAGGAATTCACCTGGAACAAGATCCGGCAGCAGAACCGCAATCCGCTGTTGAACTCGCTCGAGGGCGCCGACGGGCTGAAGACCGGTTACACCAAGGAGGGCGGCTATGGCATGGTCGGCTCCGCCGTGCAAAATGGCATGCGGCTGATCGTCGTCGTCAACGGCCTGGAGGACCCCGACGATCGCGCGACCGAAGCCAAGAAGATGCTGGAATGGGGATATCGCAATTTCGAGTCGCGGCCGCTGTTCGCGGCACAGCAGCCAATCGGCTATGCCAAGGTGTTCGGCGGCGACAGCCGCTCGGTCAAGCTGGTCAGCCCCAAAACGGTCGAGGTCATGGTTCAGAAGAACGGCACCGACAAGCTGATCGCGCGCGTGGTCTATAACGGGCCGGTCCGCGCCCCGGTCGAGGCCGGTCAGCAGATCGGCGTGGTCCGGGTCTGGCGCGGTGCCAACATCGCCATGGAGACGCCGGTCTATGCGGCCGAATCCGTTGGCGTGGGATCGACGATGCGGCGGGCGATCGATGGCGCGAGCGAGCTCGTCATCGGAATGTTTCGCCTCGGCGTCGAGAAGCTCTGA